The Pseudanabaena sp. BC1403 genome has a segment encoding these proteins:
- a CDS encoding ParB/RepB/Spo0J family partition protein — protein MGKIPAISQRFTGAIQATDQAQRIAELQTEIEKLRSSQSPALEKQIEALRIELKEQSGEKDIEVKKIQANPNQPRQTITNESIQTIARSMEKDGQITPLIVIPQDETYLLLDGQRRWEAAKILGWKTLRSVIAIMPNDLHRRSLLTFIHHEDLNPLDKAEAILKEVSSITSMSTEGILTLLSTVLRRLERQKQASQLTNLVTVTQEEQKTGLQNLDVSDDEEKLLLALLDLALNPTSVKANLMPMLSLPSDLKQAIREQGLKGAHALALSVLSAKTLKISEAKATKERIQTTEQVIQEDLTVAKTRELISQVKSKYLEENNVSSKEFIAINRSVEKLSKINLTNIEPQQLIDIRAILQKKLEEIEAALEQGQ, from the coding sequence ATGGGTAAGATTCCAGCAATTTCACAAAGATTTACAGGTGCAATTCAGGCAACTGACCAAGCCCAGCGCATTGCCGAACTGCAAACAGAAATTGAAAAGCTCCGATCTTCGCAGTCTCCAGCATTAGAAAAACAGATCGAAGCGCTAAGAATAGAGCTAAAAGAACAGTCAGGTGAAAAAGATATTGAAGTAAAAAAGATCCAAGCAAACCCCAATCAACCTCGGCAGACCATAACCAATGAAAGCATTCAAACCATTGCACGAAGCATGGAAAAAGATGGTCAGATTACCCCATTAATCGTTATCCCCCAGGATGAAACCTATCTACTATTGGATGGACAACGCCGTTGGGAAGCGGCAAAAATCTTGGGCTGGAAAACATTGAGATCGGTCATTGCCATCATGCCCAATGACCTGCATCGTAGATCTTTACTTACTTTCATTCATCATGAAGATCTTAACCCTCTAGACAAGGCTGAAGCAATTCTCAAAGAAGTCTCAAGTATCACAAGTATGAGTACTGAGGGAATATTAACCCTCCTCTCAACTGTGTTAAGGCGTTTAGAAAGACAAAAACAAGCCAGTCAGCTCACAAATCTAGTTACAGTTACCCAAGAAGAACAAAAGACGGGACTGCAAAATCTAGATGTTAGTGACGATGAAGAGAAGCTACTTTTAGCATTACTCGATTTGGCTCTAAACCCTACTTCAGTCAAGGCAAACCTTATGCCCATGCTTTCACTACCCAGTGATCTAAAACAAGCAATCAGAGAACAAGGCCTTAAAGGCGCACATGCTTTGGCACTTTCAGTACTATCAGCCAAAACACTAAAAATCTCCGAAGCAAAAGCGACTAAAGAACGCATTCAAACAACAGAACAGGTAATCCAAGAGGATTTGACAGTCGCCAAGACAAGAGAACTTATATCTCAAGTCAAATCAAAATATTTAGAAGAAAATAACGTTTCATCCAAGGAGTTTATAGCTATAAATCGCAGTGTAGAAAAACTTTCTAAAATTAATCTCACTAATATAGAACCTCAACAACTAATTGATATACGCGCAATCCTCCAGAAAAAGCTTGAAGAGATCGAGGCTGCTCTTGAGCAAGGACAATAG